ACCAGCGGGCGCACCGCCAGCACGAAGGCACTGGCGTGGCAGCCCGGCACCGCGATGCGCTTGCTGGCGCGGATCTTGTCGCGCTGGCCGCGCACAAGTTCGGGCAGGCCATAGGCCCAGTTGTCGGCGGTGCGGAACGCCGTGCTGGCGTCGATCACGCAGGTGTCCGGGTTGGTCACCAGCGACACCGCCTCGCGCGAGGCCACGTCGGGCAGGCACAGGAAGGCGACGTCGGCGGCATTCAGGAAGCGTGCTCGTTCGGCCGGGTCCTTGCGCTTGTCTTCGGCAATGCGCAGCAGTTCCACGTCGGAACGACCGGAAAGATAGTCAAGCAGCCGGAGACCGGTGGTGCCTTCCTGACCATCGACGAACACTTTGAAAACCATGGCTGACTCGCTCTTTGAAATGCGGGAATGCGAAACCTCTCCTGCCGGGCGCAGGGGCGAACCCGCATTGTAGCGGGGATGGGGGCCTGTCGCAGGGGTTTGTACCGATTGGAGTCCTGCGCGTTGGCACAGTTCGCGGCTTGCGGGATTTAACCTACTAGGTTAGTTTACATGGAGAAGGGAACGGCGCATTACAAACTGCGGCATGTGAAGGCCCTGTTGCTGGCGGGCAAGATGGATATGACGTTTGCGGCGTATTCCCACGCCGCGATGATGGGCCTGCGCTGGACCGGGGTACGTGACATACTTGCCCGCCTTGAGCCGGCGGATTTCTACAAGAGCATGACAACGTACGAAGACCATCGGATCTGGCAGGACGTCTACCGGCCCGTCACGCCGCATGGCGCCTTGTATGTGAAGCTCACCGTTGCCAACGAGGTGTTGGTCGTTTCCTTCAAGACAAGGTAACAGCGACTAGACGAACAGCCGGAGAAGGCAAGATGAAGTGTCCCGAGTGCGGTGGCGCGGAGCTGGTGGGGGGGATGCGCGACATGCCCTATACGTACCGCGGGGAAACCACGGTGATCCCGAATGTGTCCGGGCAATGGTGCCCCAAGTGCGGCGAGGGCGTGCTGCCCCGTGACAGCGATTGGGTGAGCGAGGCGATGCTTGCCTTCAACAGGCAAGTCAATGCTGCCCTCGTCGATCCGGCCTATATCACCCAAGTCCGCAGGAAGCTGCGCCTGGACCAGCGCGAGGCCGCTGAAATCTTCGGCGGTGGCGTCAATGCGTTCTCACGGTACGAAACGGGGCGCACCAAGCCGCCACTCGCATTGGTAAAGCTGCTACGGCTGCTGGACCGCCACCCGGAACTGCTGGACGAGATCCGGGCGGCCTGAGCCCGCTGTCACAGCGGAAAGTTATAATCGATCGACAACGGCGCGTGGTCGCTGAATTTCTCGTCTTTGTAGATCGAGCACAACTGCGCGGTGTCGGCGATCTTCGGCGTGGCGAGGTGGTAGTCGATCCGCCATCCCACGTTTTTCGCATAGGCCTGGCCGCGGTTGCTCCACCAGGTGTACTGGTCCGGCCGCGGGTCCAGCTTGCGGAACACGTCGACATAGCCGTGCACGTCGAACAGCTCGCCGATCCAGGCGCGCTCTTCCGGCAGGAAGCCTGAGTTCTTCAGGTTGCCCTTCCAGTTCTTGATATCGATTTCCTTATGGGCGATGTTGACGTCGCCGCACAGCACGATCTCGCGCCCGCTGGCCTTGAGCTGCAGCAGGTGCGGCAGGAACGCTTCCAGAAAGCGGAACTTGGCGAGCTGGCGTTCCTCGCCGCTCGACCCGGACGGCACGTACACCGAAATCACCGCCAGGTGCGGGTACTGCACTTCCACATAGCGGCCCTCGTTGTCGAATTCGGCATTGCCGAAGCCTGTGATGACGCGCTCGGGCTTGTGGCGCGTGTAAAGGCCCACGCCGCTATAGCCCTTCTTCTCGGCGTAATGGAAAAAGCCGTGGTAGCCGTGTGGCGCCAGGAACGCTTCCGTCATGTCGGCGGCCTGCGCCTTCAGTTCCTGCACACAGACCATGTCTGCGTCCTGCTTGCCCATCCAGTCGAAAAAGCCCTTCTTCGAAGCGGAGCGGATGCCGTTGAGGTTGGCGCTGATAATCCGTAACATTCGGGGAAATTTTGAATTCAGAGAGAAATGATGACGCAGCAGACTCCGGCCCCGGGTACCGCGGGTAATGACCTCAGCCAGACCTTTATCCGCTTTGCGCTCGACGCTGGCGTGCTGTCGTTCGGCGAGTTCGTCACCAAGGCCGGCCGCAAGTCGCCTTACTTCTTCAATGCCGGCCTGTTCAACCAGGGCGGGATGCTGGGCCAGGTGGCGCAATTCTATGCGAAAACCCTGCTGGCCTCGGGCGTGCAGTTCGACGTGCTGTTCGGGCCGGCGTACAAGGGCATCACGCTGGCTTCGGCCACGGCGGTGGCGCTGGCGGGCATGGGACGTGATGTCGGCTTCGCGTACAACCGCAAGGAAGCCAAGGACCACGGCGAAGGCGGCACGCTGGTCGGAGCCAAGCTGCAGGGCAAGGTGGTGATCGTCGACGACGTGATCTCCGCCGGCACCTCGGTGCGCGAATCGGTGAACCTGATCCGCGCCGCCGGCGCCGAGCCCGCCGCGGTGCTGATCGCGCTGGACCGCATGGAGAAGAGCGGCACCGCCGAGCAGGTCGGCACTCATTCGGCGGTGCAGGACGTGCAGCGCGAATTCGGTATCCCGGTGATCGCCATCGCCAGCCTGAAGGACCTGCTGGCCTATCTCGATGCCTCGCAGGATCCGGCGCTGGGCGCTTCGCGCGAGGCCGTGGCTGCCTATCGTCAGCGCTACGGCGTCTGAAACCGTTGAAGAGGGCGGGCGCTGGCAGCCAGCGCCCGAGGCGTGGCCGGTAGGCACACGGCTGACTTTCAGACTGGGAGGGAGCGCGGCGTGGCGGCAAAGGAGCGGCAGGAACGGGCAGTGCGGCAGGCGGCAACGCCGTCCCCGACGGCGGAGTCCGCCGGCAACGGCGAGTCGCTGGCCGAGCGCGGCGCCCAGGTGCGGCCGCGCAAGCCGGTGCGCAAGGCGGCCAAGGCCCCCGACCGGCCCGCGCACGAGGCGTATGCCGTGCGCGCACTGGTGCTGCAGGGCGGCGGCGCGCTGGGCGCCTACCAGGCCGGCGTGTACCAGGGGCTGGCCGACGGCGGCATCTTCCCCAACTGGGTCGCCGGCATTTCGATCGGTGCGTTGAACGCGGCCATCATCGCCGGCAATCCGCCGCGTCGCAGGGTGGAGCAGCTGCGGGCGTTCTGGGAACACATCTGCGCGCAGCCGTGGCTGCCCAGCCTGTCCTACACCTGGTTTGCCGATGAAGCGGCAAGCTGGCCCGAGCCGATGCGGATCTGGTTCGACGGACTGCATGCGGCGCGCGCCATGCTGGAGGGCCAGCGCGGCTTCTTCCAGCCGCGCAGCTGGGCGGCGCTGATGTCGCGCTACTCGGACCCGACCCATGCCAGCTTCTACGACACCAAGCCGCTGAAGGCCACGCTGGAGCGCTTTGCCGACTTCGACCTGATCAACCATCGTCCCGACCTGATGCGGGTCTCGGTGGGCGCGGTCAATGTGCGCACCGGCAACTTTGCCTACTTCGACAATACCCGCGACAAGCTCTGCGCCGAGCATTTCATGGCATCGGGCGCGCTGCCCCCGGGCTTTCCGGCGGTGGAGATCGATGGCGAATACTACTGGGACGGCGGGCTGGTCTCGAACACGCCGCTGGCCGAGGTGCTGACCGCGCAGCCGCGGCGCGACGCGCTGATCTTCCAGGTCGACCTGTGGAGCGCGCGCGGCAAGCTGCCGCACGACCTGATCGACGTGGCCGAGCGCCAGAAGGACATCCAGTATTCCAGCCGCACCCGGGCCATCACCGACTACATGCGCGAGCAGCAGAACCTGCGCCGCATGCTCAACGAGGTAATGGCGCTGGTGCCGCAGTCGAAGCGCGACAACGACTGGTACCGCCGCGCGGCAGAGCAGTCGTGCGATGCGCGCCGCAACGTGATCCAGCTGATCTACCGCGACAAGTCGTTCGAGAACCTGGCCAAGGACTACCAGTTCGGCCCGCTGACCATGCACGAGCACTGGACCAGCGGGCTGGAGGATATCCGCCAGACGCTGCGCCATCCGCAATGGCTGGCCATGCCCAGCCGCGAGCAGCCCTTCGTCACGCACGACGTGCATCGCGGCAACGGCGGCTGAGCGCCGCCGGCGCGCGCTGGCTCAGTCGACCTTGATCCCGGCCAGTTCCGGACGCGCCGGCGGATAAGCCGGCTTCAGGTCCGCGAAGACCTTGGTCATGATCTCGGCCACCATCAGGTTGCGGTGGGTCTTGGAATCGGCCGGCACCACGTACCAGGGGCACTCGGGCGTGCTGGTGGCCGTGATGGCGGCCTCGTAGGCGTCCATGTAGGCCTTCCAGTGCTTGCGCTCTGCAAGGTCCTGGGTGTCGAATTTCCAGTGTTTTTCCGGGTCGGCCAGGCGCGCCTCGAGCCGCGACTTTTGTTCGTCGCGCGAAATATGCAGGAAGCACTTGATGATGGTGGTGCCGGTCTCGGTCAGCATCGACTCGAATTCGCGGATCTGGCGGTAGCGCCGTTCGCATTCGGCGGCGTCGATCCAGTCGTGCACGCGCGTGATCAGCACATCTTCGTAGTGGCTGCGGTTGAACACCACGATCTCGCCCGACTTCGGCACCTGCAGGTGGATGCGCCACAGGAAATCCCGCGCCAGCTCCTCGGGCGACGGCGCCTTGAAGCCCACCACGCGGATGCCCAGCGGATCGAAGCTGCGGAACACGCCGCGCACGGTGCCGTCCTTGCCGCTGGTGTCCATGCCCTGCAGCACCACCAGCAGCTTGCGGCGGTGCTCGGCATAGAAGATGTCCTGCTGCGCGTCGAGCGCGTTGCTCAGCTCGATGATGCGGGCCAGGTCTTCCTCTTTCTTGCCGCATGACAGCGGCTTGCTGCCCGGGTCGAAGTCGGCAAGGCGGAATCGCTTGCCCGAGGTGATGCGGAAATCGTCCAGCGGCATAGGCGCTCCATTCGCGATGATCTGCGGGATCAGGGAATCGGGCGCCCCGGGGACTGCGCTGCAGGGGAGGGAACAAGGGGCGCGCAGCCCCTATGGTCAGGCCGGCAGGGCCGCCAGGTCAATGCTGCCTTCGAACACGGTGGTGGCCGGGCCGGTCATGCGCACCGGTTCGGCGCCGCCGTCCCAGGCAATGGTCAGCTCGCCGCCATGGGTGTGGACCCGCACCGGCGAATCCAGCAGGCCGCGCCGGATGCCGGCGACCACGGCCGCGCAGGCACCGGTGCCGCAGGCCAAAGTCTCGCCGGCGCCGCGCTCGTAGACGCGCAGCCGGATGGCGTGGCGGTCAACCACCTGCATGAAGCCGGCATTGACGCGGTTCGGGAAGGCCGGATGGTGTTCGATCACCGGGCCGTCCTGCAGCACGGGGAAGTTCTCGACGTCGTCCACCACCTGCACCGCATGCGGGTTGCCCATCGACACCGCCGAGATCCATTCGGTGCGGCCGTTGACTTCGAGGCCGTACAGCGCGTCCGCGCCCTCGGCATGCGTGGGCAGGCCCTGCGCACGGAACGGCACGCGCGCCGGTTCCAGCTCGGGCGCGCCCATGTCGACCGTGACCTGGCCATCGTCCTGTAGCGTCAGCGTGATCACGCCGTTCATCACCTCGACGCGCACCGAACGCTTGTCGGTCATGCCCTGCTCGGTGACGAAGCGCACGAAGCAGCGCGCGCCATTGCCGCAGTGCTCGACCTCGCTGCCGTCGGCATTGACGATGCGGTAGCGGAAATCGACATCCGGGCGCGTCGGTTTCTCGACGATCAGGATCTGGTCCGCGCCCACGCCGAAATGCCGGCTGGCCAGCGCGCGCCACTGGGCCGGAGTCAGGTCGATCTGCTGGTGGATGCCGTCGAGCACGACAAAGTCGTTGCCCGCGCCATGCATCTTGGTGAACTTGAGTTTCATGGTGGCGATTGTAGCGGCGCGGCGCCGGCTGTGCCGGCGCGCTCAGTAGCGCTCAGTAAATCTCGGGCTCGCCCGGCAGGCGGTGCTTGAAGCGCTTGTGCACCCAATAGTACTCGGGCACCCGCGGGCGGATGCAATCCTCGAAAAAGGCGTTCATGCGGCGCGTGTCGTCGGTGACGCTGGCGCCGGGGTAGTCTTCCCAGGCCGGCAGCACGCGCAGCACGTAGCCCTGGTAGTCGGGCAGCATCTCGGTGTAGATCGGCACCACTCTGGCGCCGGTCAGGCGCGCCAGCCGCGATACCGAGGTCAGCGTCAGCGCCTGCACGCCGAAGAACGGCACGAATTCCGAATCGCGCTCACCGAAGTCCATGTCGGCGATCAGCTGCAGCGCCTCGCCCTTCTTCAGGCAGCGCAGGATGTCGCGCGCGCTGTCGTTGCGAGAGATCATGTTGGCGCCGAAGCGCCCGCGCGCCTGCTTGAGGAAGCCGTCGAACAGCGCGTTCTTCTGCTTCGTATAGAGCGAGGCGCCGGAGCGGCCGACATGCTCGCGCAGGTGGATGGTGAGCCGGATCGCGCCGGCTTCGACGCCCGACAGGTGCAGCGTCACCAGGATGTGCGGCGTGCCGTCCAGCGCCACCAGCCCCGCCTGGTCGTCGATCTGCACCCAGCGGCGCATCTGCGCCTCGCTGCCGGTCCAGAAGATGCCGCGCTCGGCAAAGCTGCGGAACAGCAGGCGGAAGCTCTGGCGCGACAGCGCGTCGATCTCGGCCTCGGTCCGGTCCGGAAAGCACAGGCGCAGGTTGGCCTGCACCACCTTGCGCCGCTCGCTCGGAATCCGGTACAGCAGGCTGCCGAGCGCCTCGCCGAAGCGCGCGACGAAGGGATAGGGCAGTTTGCCCAGCACGGTCAGCAGGCCGATGCCGAGCCACGTGAACACACGGCTCATGAGATCGATCGGTCAGTCGCCGGCGCGGAATCCGTGCCCTCGGTAGCGGGTGTGTCCGGGGTGCCAGGGGTGCCCGCTCCGGCGGGTTGCTTGTAGCGGTTGTAGCCCCACAGGTATTGCGTCGGGCACAGACGCACCAGTTCTTCGATGGTGCGGTTGATGACCGCGGCGGCGGCGGCGGGATCGTCGGGCAGCATCCCGCCGTCCTCGATCACGCGCAGATGACCGCGGTAGCCGGCACCGCGCGGCAGCCGCTCGGCAAAGACCGCCACCACCGGCGCGCCGGTCAGTTGCTGCAGCCGGTGCACCAGCGCCATGGTGTAGGCGGGCTTGCCGAAGAAGGGCGCCCAGTTGCCTTCGCCGCCGCTGGGCACCTGGTCGGGCAGGATGCCCACCGCCTGGCCGCGCTTGAGTGCCTTGACCAGCATGCGCACGCCG
The window above is part of the Cupriavidus taiwanensis LMG 19424 genome. Proteins encoded here:
- a CDS encoding type II toxin-antitoxin system MqsR family toxin; the protein is MEKGTAHYKLRHVKALLLAGKMDMTFAAYSHAAMMGLRWTGVRDILARLEPADFYKSMTTYEDHRIWQDVYRPVTPHGALYVKLTVANEVLVVSFKTR
- a CDS encoding type II TA system antitoxin MqsA family protein — its product is MKCPECGGAELVGGMRDMPYTYRGETTVIPNVSGQWCPKCGEGVLPRDSDWVSEAMLAFNRQVNAALVDPAYITQVRRKLRLDQREAAEIFGGGVNAFSRYETGRTKPPLALVKLLRLLDRHPELLDEIRAA
- a CDS encoding exodeoxyribonuclease III; the protein is MLRIISANLNGIRSASKKGFFDWMGKQDADMVCVQELKAQAADMTEAFLAPHGYHGFFHYAEKKGYSGVGLYTRHKPERVITGFGNAEFDNEGRYVEVQYPHLAVISVYVPSGSSGEERQLAKFRFLEAFLPHLLQLKASGREIVLCGDVNIAHKEIDIKNWKGNLKNSGFLPEERAWIGELFDVHGYVDVFRKLDPRPDQYTWWSNRGQAYAKNVGWRIDYHLATPKIADTAQLCSIYKDEKFSDHAPLSIDYNFPL
- the pyrE gene encoding orotate phosphoribosyltransferase, translating into MTQQTPAPGTAGNDLSQTFIRFALDAGVLSFGEFVTKAGRKSPYFFNAGLFNQGGMLGQVAQFYAKTLLASGVQFDVLFGPAYKGITLASATAVALAGMGRDVGFAYNRKEAKDHGEGGTLVGAKLQGKVVIVDDVISAGTSVRESVNLIRAAGAEPAAVLIALDRMEKSGTAEQVGTHSAVQDVQREFGIPVIAIASLKDLLAYLDASQDPALGASREAVAAYRQRYGV
- a CDS encoding patatin-like phospholipase family protein, which encodes MAAKERQERAVRQAATPSPTAESAGNGESLAERGAQVRPRKPVRKAAKAPDRPAHEAYAVRALVLQGGGALGAYQAGVYQGLADGGIFPNWVAGISIGALNAAIIAGNPPRRRVEQLRAFWEHICAQPWLPSLSYTWFADEAASWPEPMRIWFDGLHAARAMLEGQRGFFQPRSWAALMSRYSDPTHASFYDTKPLKATLERFADFDLINHRPDLMRVSVGAVNVRTGNFAYFDNTRDKLCAEHFMASGALPPGFPAVEIDGEYYWDGGLVSNTPLAEVLTAQPRRDALIFQVDLWSARGKLPHDLIDVAERQKDIQYSSRTRAITDYMREQQNLRRMLNEVMALVPQSKRDNDWYRRAAEQSCDARRNVIQLIYRDKSFENLAKDYQFGPLTMHEHWTSGLEDIRQTLRHPQWLAMPSREQPFVTHDVHRGNGG
- a CDS encoding polyphosphate kinase 2 family protein; this encodes MPLDDFRITSGKRFRLADFDPGSKPLSCGKKEEDLARIIELSNALDAQQDIFYAEHRRKLLVVLQGMDTSGKDGTVRGVFRSFDPLGIRVVGFKAPSPEELARDFLWRIHLQVPKSGEIVVFNRSHYEDVLITRVHDWIDAAECERRYRQIREFESMLTETGTTIIKCFLHISRDEQKSRLEARLADPEKHWKFDTQDLAERKHWKAYMDAYEAAITATSTPECPWYVVPADSKTHRNLMVAEIMTKVFADLKPAYPPARPELAGIKVD
- the dapF gene encoding diaminopimelate epimerase produces the protein MKLKFTKMHGAGNDFVVLDGIHQQIDLTPAQWRALASRHFGVGADQILIVEKPTRPDVDFRYRIVNADGSEVEHCGNGARCFVRFVTEQGMTDKRSVRVEVMNGVITLTLQDDGQVTVDMGAPELEPARVPFRAQGLPTHAEGADALYGLEVNGRTEWISAVSMGNPHAVQVVDDVENFPVLQDGPVIEHHPAFPNRVNAGFMQVVDRHAIRLRVYERGAGETLACGTGACAAVVAGIRRGLLDSPVRVHTHGGELTIAWDGGAEPVRMTGPATTVFEGSIDLAALPA
- a CDS encoding lipid A biosynthesis lauroyl acyltransferase, whose translation is MSRVFTWLGIGLLTVLGKLPYPFVARFGEALGSLLYRIPSERRKVVQANLRLCFPDRTEAEIDALSRQSFRLLFRSFAERGIFWTGSEAQMRRWVQIDDQAGLVALDGTPHILVTLHLSGVEAGAIRLTIHLREHVGRSGASLYTKQKNALFDGFLKQARGRFGANMISRNDSARDILRCLKKGEALQLIADMDFGERDSEFVPFFGVQALTLTSVSRLARLTGARVVPIYTEMLPDYQGYVLRVLPAWEDYPGASVTDDTRRMNAFFEDCIRPRVPEYYWVHKRFKHRLPGEPEIY